One genomic region from Candidatus Atribacteria bacterium encodes:
- a CDS encoding dicarboxylate/amino acid:cation symporter → MKLFQKILIGFVLGAILGAIWGPGVVWIKPVGTIFLSLLKMLIIPLIFSSLVVGVASIADPKKLGRVAGKTIIYYLITTGFAIVIGLLVGNIIRPGAGMNLVLGAAAQEAAKTPSLVDTVVNLIPTNPIGAMANGVVLQVIVFALFFGYAMTKAGEKGIAVLKFFEGFAETMYKLTGTVMGFAPYGVFALIATTVGTHGLSVLIPFAKLIFAVYLGVIIHEVVVYSGMVSIIGKMSPGKFFKGFSEAALLAFTTCSSSATLPVSMRNVQENLGVSPTISSFVMPLGATVNMDGTALYQGVCALFVAQAYGIQLGLGGQLTVLLTALLASIGTAGVPGAGLVMLTMVLTSVGLPLEGVALIAGIDRILDMARTSCNVTGDAACSVVVAKTEGELKAVK, encoded by the coding sequence ATGAAACTTTTTCAAAAAATTTTAATCGGTTTTGTTTTAGGAGCAATTTTAGGTGCAATCTGGGGACCGGGCGTAGTTTGGATAAAACCTGTGGGTACTATTTTTCTTTCTTTATTAAAAATGCTGATCATTCCCTTGATCTTCTCTAGTTTGGTAGTAGGAGTAGCTAGTATAGCTGACCCCAAAAAATTAGGAAGAGTAGCCGGTAAGACTATAATTTATTATTTGATAACTACTGGTTTTGCTATAGTTATAGGCTTATTGGTGGGGAATATAATTCGGCCGGGAGCTGGCATGAATTTAGTATTAGGGGCAGCTGCTCAGGAAGCAGCCAAAACTCCTTCCTTGGTTGATACTGTAGTAAACTTGATTCCCACCAATCCAATCGGAGCAATGGCTAATGGTGTAGTTTTGCAGGTTATAGTCTTTGCTCTCTTTTTTGGCTATGCAATGACTAAAGCAGGTGAAAAAGGAATAGCAGTTTTGAAATTTTTTGAAGGATTTGCCGAGACTATGTATAAATTAACTGGAACTGTAATGGGATTTGCTCCTTATGGTGTATTTGCTCTCATCGCAACTACCGTAGGTACTCATGGCTTATCTGTTTTAATCCCTTTTGCAAAATTAATCTTTGCTGTTTATCTGGGAGTAATTATTCATGAAGTTGTAGTATATTCCGGGATGGTTTCTATCATTGGGAAAATGAGCCCTGGAAAATTTTTCAAGGGATTCAGTGAAGCAGCATTATTAGCTTTTACTACCTGCAGTAGTTCAGCCACTCTTCCTGTTTCTATGCGTAATGTTCAGGAAAATTTAGGGGTTTCGCCCACTATTTCCAGTTTTGTCATGCCTTTGGGCGCAACAGTTAACATGGATGGCACTGCTCTTTATCAGGGTGTATGTGCATTATTTGTAGCCCAAGCTTATGGCATACAACTCGGATTAGGCGGACAATTAACTGTATTATTAACCGCTCTGTTGGCTTCAATTGGAACTGCTGGTGTACCAGGAGCAGGTTTGGTAATGCTGACCATGGTTCTTACCTCAGTAGGTTTACCTCTGGAAGGAGTAGCTTTAATTGCGGGAATTGACCGAATATTAGACATGGCACGAACTTCCTGTAATGTTACCGGAGATGCCGCCTGTTCAGTAGTAGTAGCCAAGACCGAAGGTGAATTGAAAGCAGTTAAATAG
- a CDS encoding ATP-binding cassette domain-containing protein, with the protein MIELINVTKRFEKKIAVNNLSLTIEKGKLTMLIGPSGCGKTTTMRMINRLTPYDKGDIKLNGVSINEIDPVKLRRSIGYVIQEIGLFPHFTVYDNIATVPRLLKWNEKKIRKRVEELLDTVTLDFNFAYKYPLQLSGGERQRVGLARCLGADPEVLLMDEPFGAIDPINRLKLQDSFLEIQEEIKKTIVFVTHDINEAIKLGDKIAIIKDGSLIQYDNPTEILINPANKFVEKLLGQERGIKALSLKKTKDFIIKDNFVSVSTKETEKEIIKKIQENKAKIAFVLDKDNKLLDRYWLEKSKKNGQVEINFEDNPVFAERNNTLSETLSTMLKSGEKLLPVVNRKKIFMGIINLDDIFKEVNQKGIINGDQHDIP; encoded by the coding sequence ATGATTGAATTAATTAATGTAACCAAAAGATTTGAAAAAAAAATAGCAGTTAATAATCTTAGTTTAACTATTGAGAAAGGGAAACTAACTATGTTGATTGGTCCTTCCGGCTGTGGAAAGACTACAACGATGAGAATGATTAATCGGTTAACACCATATGATAAAGGAGATATTAAATTAAACGGGGTTTCGATCAATGAAATAGATCCGGTAAAATTAAGAAGAAGCATAGGGTATGTAATCCAGGAAATAGGTCTTTTCCCACACTTCACTGTTTACGATAATATTGCTACTGTACCACGTTTACTAAAATGGAATGAAAAGAAAATTAGGAAAAGAGTAGAGGAGTTATTAGATACAGTTACCCTGGATTTTAATTTTGCCTATAAATATCCCCTGCAACTTTCCGGAGGAGAAAGACAAAGAGTAGGTCTGGCCAGGTGTTTAGGCGCTGATCCTGAAGTCTTGCTGATGGATGAACCATTCGGAGCAATCGATCCAATAAACCGCTTAAAATTACAAGATTCATTTCTGGAAATCCAGGAGGAAATCAAAAAGACCATTGTTTTTGTAACTCATGATATCAATGAAGCTATCAAATTGGGAGATAAAATTGCTATTATTAAGGATGGCAGCTTGATCCAATACGACAATCCAACCGAGATACTGATTAATCCCGCCAATAAATTCGTGGAAAAATTACTGGGGCAAGAACGAGGCATCAAGGCTCTATCCCTCAAAAAAACAAAGGACTTTATCATTAAAGACAATTTTGTTTCTGTCTCTACTAAAGAGACGGAAAAAGAAATCATTAAAAAAATTCAGGAAAATAAAGCAAAAATAGCTTTTGTTCTGGATAAAGACAATAAGCTTTTAGACCGTTACTGGCTAGAGAAATCTAAGAAAAACGGGCAAGTTGAAATTAACTTTGAGGACAATCCAGTTTTCGCAGAAAGAAATAATACTTTAAGCGAAACTCTTTCTACTATGTTAAAAAGCGGTGAAAAATTATTACCCGTGGTTAACCGAAAAAAGATATTTATGGGAATCATTAATTTAGACGATATATTCAAAGAAGTTAACCAAAAAGGCATAATAAATGGAGACCAACATGATATTCCTTAA
- a CDS encoding ABC transporter permease: MSFMEFLGYYQGIILKELLRHLEIVIISIPAALIISIPLGFFISSRPQLAKFIIYITSILMTIPSLALFGFMVILLAPFNLGLGMVPAIIAIALYSLLPITRNTYIALNQVPQGMIEAAKGMGMSGKQILWKIKIPLSIPVIMAGIRNAIVLGVSVATFASLVAAGGLGYFIFAGISRSNLRMVLAGAILVSILGISVNYFLLVVENWITPKGLKIKR, translated from the coding sequence ATTTCTTTTATGGAATTCTTGGGCTATTACCAAGGGATAATTTTAAAAGAATTATTAAGACACCTGGAAATAGTAATTATTAGCATACCGGCAGCCCTTATTATAAGTATCCCATTAGGTTTCTTTATTTCCTCCCGACCTCAGTTAGCTAAGTTTATCATTTATATTACCAGTATTTTAATGACTATACCCAGTCTGGCTTTATTTGGTTTTATGGTTATTTTATTAGCTCCGTTTAATTTAGGATTAGGAATGGTCCCAGCCATCATTGCTATTGCCTTATATTCGCTTCTTCCCATTACCCGAAATACCTATATCGCTCTTAATCAAGTTCCTCAGGGAATGATAGAAGCAGCCAAGGGCATGGGGATGTCCGGTAAACAAATTTTGTGGAAAATAAAAATTCCTTTATCGATACCAGTAATTATGGCGGGTATTCGTAATGCTATCGTATTGGGTGTGAGTGTTGCTACCTTTGCTTCTCTGGTTGCTGCCGGTGGATTAGGTTATTTTATTTTCGCGGGAATTAGCCGTTCTAATCTAAGAATGGTGCTAGCGGGAGCTATACTGGTTTCCATATTAGGAATTAGTGTAAATTATTTTTTGCTGGTAGTAGAAAATTGGATTACCCCGAAAGGTTTAAAGATTAAAAGATAA
- a CDS encoding ABC transporter permease — MIFLNFFLENYNKILKLSLQHFYLFIISIIIAIIIGVTLSIIATAEGREKIGKLIVSITGAAQAVPSIAVIALVFIYVGIGAVPAIISLIVYSLVPIVFNATSGILSIPKNIIEAGKGMGFTPNQILWKIKIPIAVPVIIGGIRSAATIIIGTAVVASVIGGGGLGDLIFIGLKLNKPEALFAGAFCSALMAIIVDIILAKLEKTITPKGLKARK, encoded by the coding sequence ATGATATTCCTTAATTTTTTTCTCGAAAATTATAATAAAATTCTTAAATTATCTCTCCAACATTTCTACCTTTTTATTATATCAATTATTATAGCAATAATTATAGGGGTAACCTTGAGTATAATTGCTACAGCAGAAGGAAGGGAAAAGATTGGAAAATTAATTGTTTCTATTACGGGAGCTGCCCAGGCAGTTCCTTCTATTGCCGTTATTGCTTTAGTTTTTATTTATGTGGGTATTGGCGCTGTTCCAGCCATTATTTCTTTGATCGTCTATAGTCTGGTACCTATTGTTTTTAATGCTACTTCGGGGATTCTCAGTATTCCCAAAAATATAATAGAAGCAGGCAAGGGGATGGGATTTACCCCTAATCAGATTTTATGGAAAATAAAAATTCCCATTGCCGTACCGGTTATTATAGGGGGTATTCGCAGCGCAGCTACTATCATTATAGGGACAGCTGTCGTTGCCTCGGTCATAGGAGGAGGTGGACTTGGAGACCTAATTTTTATCGGGTTAAAACTTAATAAACCCGAAGCCCTTTTTGCGGGGGCGTTTTGTTCGGCTTTAATGGCTATTATTGTAGATATTATTTTAGCCAAACTTGAAAAAACAATCACCCCAAAAGGGTTAAAAGCAAGAAAATAA
- a CDS encoding amino acid racemase, with protein MPEKIIGILGGMGPEATIDLFYKIIKFTPAEKDQDHLRIIIDNNPKIPDRTAAILRNGKDPLPALQETARNLEKAGADFIIIPCNTAHYFLSSIQESVNIPVLNMIKETAQETKKRIPQIKKIGLLASMGIYKSKIYQQHFNKYNIEIISPQEKDKEEIMKAIYAVKAGDLSNEIREDILKITHKLVDKGAEAIIAGCTEIPLILKEGDTSLPLIDPTQVLAEIAVQKAR; from the coding sequence ATGCCAGAAAAGATTATCGGAATTTTAGGTGGGATGGGGCCTGAAGCCACCATCGACTTATTTTATAAGATAATTAAATTTACTCCTGCAGAAAAAGATCAGGATCATCTTAGAATAATCATTGATAATAATCCTAAAATACCGGATCGGACTGCTGCTATCCTAAGGAACGGGAAAGATCCTCTACCGGCTTTACAGGAGACTGCAAGAAATTTAGAAAAAGCTGGAGCCGACTTTATAATTATACCCTGCAATACTGCCCATTATTTCCTTTCTTCAATTCAAGAAAGCGTTAACATACCAGTGCTAAATATGATAAAAGAGACTGCTCAAGAAACAAAAAAAAGAATTCCTCAAATAAAAAAGATAGGGCTTTTAGCTTCTATGGGTATCTATAAGTCAAAAATATACCAACAACACTTTAATAAATATAATATCGAGATTATCTCTCCCCAGGAGAAGGACAAAGAAGAAATTATGAAAGCAATCTACGCAGTTAAGGCCGGAGACTTATCTAATGAGATTAGGGAAGATATATTAAAAATTACCCATAAATTAGTTGATAAAGGAGCAGAAGCAATAATTGCTGGCTGTACCGAGATCCCTCTAATCTTAAAAGAGGGAGATACTTCATTACCGCTAATAGATCCCACCCAAGTGTTAGCCGAAATAGCAGTTCAGAAAGCGAGGTGA
- a CDS encoding metallophosphoesterase produces the protein MKIGIISDTHDNLSQIKKAVEIFNQEKVELVLHAGDFVSPFTSLEFKNLNCPLKGVFGNNDGDKLFLREKFKEIGEIFPEPYQININQSNIIMLHKEKLIDALAESQKFDVIVYGHTHRTDLRKIKKTLIINPGEGGGWLSGKSSIALLDLENLEAKIINLINNYPL, from the coding sequence ATGAAAATTGGAATAATTTCCGATACGCATGATAACTTATCTCAAATAAAAAAAGCTGTAGAAATTTTCAACCAAGAAAAAGTTGAGCTGGTCTTACATGCAGGTGACTTTGTTTCTCCCTTTACTTCCTTAGAGTTTAAAAATCTAAACTGTCCTCTAAAAGGAGTATTCGGAAACAATGACGGAGATAAATTATTCCTCCGAGAAAAATTTAAAGAGATCGGTGAAATTTTTCCTGAACCTTACCAAATCAATATTAATCAAAGCAACATAATAATGTTGCATAAAGAAAAATTAATAGACGCCCTGGCGGAGAGTCAAAAATTCGATGTCATAGTCTACGGTCATACCCACCGAACTGATTTACGCAAAATCAAAAAGACTCTTATCATAAATCCCGGGGAAGGCGGGGGTTGGCTCAGTGGTAAAAGTAGTATCGCTTTACTGGATTTAGAAAATTTAGAGGCAAAAATTATAAATCTAATCAATAACTATCCTCTATAA
- a CDS encoding L-fucose isomerase has protein sequence MLNIQKRLPGRIPKVGIRPIIDGRRKGIRESLEEQTMSMAKSTADLISKKLLHSNGLPVDCVIADTTIGGVAEAARCADKFAQEGVGVSLSVTPCWAYGMETIDIDPLIPKAIWGFNGTERPGAVYLSAALAGHDQIGLPAFGIYGKDVQDQNDNSIPEDVEQKLLQFTKAGLAAATMRGKSYLSIGNVSMGIAGSQVLPDFFQNYLGMRNEYVDMIEIIRRIEEEIYDKEEFKRALRWVKENCKEGKDRNREDLKRSRSQKDKEWEMVIKMTLIARDLMIGNPKLIEMGFAEEAEGHNALASGFQGQRQWTDHFPNGDFTETILNTSFDWNGIREAFIFATENDSLNGISMLFNHLLSDRAQIFSDIRTYWSPEAVKRVTGKELTGLAKEGILHLINSGSTTLDATGKQKKNGRSTMKPFWEINEEEVKRCLENTKWSPANLEYFRGGGYSSTFYTQGVMPVTMVRINLIKGLGPVIQIAEGHTIDLSPEIHHILDERTDPTWPTTWFAPILTGKGIFKDVYSVMNNWGANHGAISFGHIGKDLITLASMLRIPVAMHNVPEEQIFRPKAWASFGTSDLEGADFRACHNFGPLYGRK, from the coding sequence ATGCTAAACATCCAAAAAAGACTACCGGGAAGAATCCCCAAGGTCGGTATCCGCCCCATCATCGATGGGCGTCGAAAGGGGATTAGAGAATCACTTGAAGAACAAACCATGAGCATGGCGAAGTCTACCGCAGATTTAATTTCCAAAAAACTCCTGCATTCTAATGGCTTACCGGTAGATTGTGTCATTGCTGATACCACTATTGGTGGAGTAGCAGAGGCCGCAAGATGTGCTGATAAATTTGCCCAAGAAGGCGTGGGAGTATCCCTAAGTGTAACGCCCTGTTGGGCTTATGGTATGGAAACCATAGATATAGATCCTCTTATTCCCAAGGCTATCTGGGGATTTAATGGAACCGAAAGACCAGGAGCGGTCTATCTCTCTGCTGCCCTTGCCGGCCATGACCAGATCGGACTGCCGGCTTTTGGTATCTACGGTAAAGATGTTCAGGATCAAAATGATAATAGTATTCCCGAGGATGTAGAACAAAAACTATTACAATTTACCAAAGCCGGACTGGCCGCAGCCACCATGAGAGGAAAATCTTATCTTTCTATCGGTAATGTCTCGATGGGGATTGCCGGTTCTCAGGTTTTACCTGATTTCTTTCAAAATTATCTGGGAATGAGAAACGAATATGTTGATATGATCGAGATAATAAGGAGAATTGAAGAAGAGATATATGATAAAGAAGAATTTAAACGTGCTCTTCGTTGGGTCAAAGAGAACTGCAAAGAAGGGAAAGACCGTAATAGAGAAGATTTAAAACGCTCCCGCTCTCAAAAAGATAAAGAGTGGGAGATGGTTATCAAGATGACCTTAATAGCCAGAGATTTAATGATCGGGAATCCCAAGTTAATTGAAATGGGATTTGCTGAAGAAGCAGAAGGACATAATGCCCTTGCCTCTGGTTTTCAAGGACAGAGACAATGGACTGATCATTTTCCCAACGGAGATTTCACGGAAACCATCTTAAACACTTCCTTTGATTGGAATGGAATAAGAGAGGCTTTTATCTTTGCCACCGAAAATGATAGTCTGAACGGAATCTCTATGTTATTTAATCACCTCTTAAGTGATAGAGCACAGATCTTTTCTGATATCAGGACTTACTGGAGCCCTGAGGCCGTAAAGAGAGTAACCGGAAAAGAGCTGACCGGTCTGGCTAAAGAGGGCATCCTTCATCTGATCAATTCCGGTTCTACTACCCTGGATGCAACCGGAAAGCAGAAGAAAAATGGAAGATCAACTATGAAACCTTTCTGGGAGATCAATGAAGAAGAAGTAAAAAGGTGCTTAGAAAACACTAAGTGGAGTCCGGCTAATTTAGAATATTTCAGGGGAGGAGGGTATTCTTCTACCTTCTATACTCAAGGTGTAATGCCGGTTACCATGGTAAGAATAAACCTTATTAAAGGTTTAGGCCCGGTAATCCAGATTGCCGAGGGTCATACCATAGATCTCTCTCCCGAGATCCACCACATCTTAGATGAACGCACTGATCCTACCTGGCCTACTACTTGGTTTGCCCCTATTTTAACTGGTAAAGGGATTTTTAAAGATGTCTATTCGGTGATGAATAATTGGGGAGCTAATCATGGAGCGATCAGTTTTGGACATATCGGAAAAGACCTGATTACTCTTGCCTCTATGCTCAGAATACCGGTAGCTATGCACAATGTTCCGGAAGAACAGATATTCAGGCCAAAAGCTTGGGCTTCTTTTGGTACCTCTGATTTAGAAGGAGCAGACTTTAGGGCTTGTCATAATTTTGGACCATTATATGGGAGGAAATAG
- a CDS encoding MarR family transcriptional regulator — translation MGEEYTTSEKVLITLRQIIRAIDIQSKYLYKFYGLSGPQLIILRELSNVPEISIGHLAKEISLSQATVTDILDRLEDKEFISKKRCNHDKRRVIIKITEKGKTAIAVGIKPSLLNEDFTQKFNRLNDWEQTLILSSIQRIASMMETEKLAKKEFQKKLEKFKADKI, via the coding sequence ATGGGCGAAGAATATACTACCAGTGAAAAAGTTTTAATTACTTTAAGGCAAATAATAAGAGCGATAGACATTCAATCAAAATATTTATATAAATTCTATGGTTTAAGCGGGCCTCAGCTTATTATTTTAAGAGAACTCTCTAACGTACCAGAAATTTCTATCGGTCATCTGGCTAAAGAAATAAGTTTAAGTCAGGCAACCGTTACCGATATCCTAGACCGCTTAGAAGATAAAGAATTTATTAGTAAAAAAAGGTGTAATCATGATAAAAGAAGAGTAATCATAAAAATCACCGAAAAAGGGAAAACGGCTATAGCCGTTGGGATAAAGCCTTCTCTTTTAAACGAAGATTTTACTCAAAAATTTAACAGACTTAATGATTGGGAACAAACCCTTATTCTTTCTTCGATTCAAAGAATTGCCTCAATGATGGAAACTGAAAAATTAGCCAAAAAAGAGTTTCAAAAAAAATTGGAAAAATTCAAAGCAGATAAAATATAA
- a CDS encoding glycine/betaine ABC transporter substrate-binding protein, whose product MKKFIILIVVIFLLSSTIAAFAQEKKEITVGAKNFTEQYILGNIMSILLENNGFTVSEKFGTGSAITREGLVTGQTDLYAEYTGTASLVYLKHEEVITDPVKLFNKVKTEDLEKNGIVWLDRSNINNTYAIALTKEQVAKIGSTLSELAKYVNQNHDLIWGIDHEFAERADGLPGLAEHYGMNIDKKNIKTMDVGLTYEALNRGQTDITMVFATDGKIKKYGLQVLKDDQQFFPVYNICVNVREEVLNKYPEISEILKPISELDDETMTELNYQVDAIGLPAKLVAKNFLREKGYIE is encoded by the coding sequence ATGAAAAAATTTATAATTTTAATAGTGGTAATTTTTTTACTATCTAGTACTATTGCTGCTTTTGCTCAGGAGAAAAAAGAAATTACAGTTGGTGCTAAAAACTTTACCGAACAATATATCTTAGGAAACATCATGTCAATTTTATTAGAAAATAATGGTTTCACAGTATCAGAGAAATTTGGAACCGGTAGCGCAATCACCCGAGAAGGATTGGTAACTGGACAGACCGATCTATATGCAGAATATACCGGAACTGCTTCTTTGGTCTACTTAAAACACGAAGAGGTAATTACCGACCCAGTCAAACTATTTAATAAAGTAAAAACAGAAGATTTAGAAAAGAATGGTATTGTCTGGTTAGATCGCTCCAATATAAATAATACCTATGCTATTGCTCTGACTAAAGAACAAGTAGCAAAAATTGGTAGTACCTTATCTGAACTTGCTAAATATGTTAATCAAAATCATGACCTTATCTGGGGAATTGATCATGAATTTGCTGAAAGGGCAGATGGTTTACCAGGTTTGGCTGAACATTATGGCATGAATATTGACAAAAAAAACATTAAAACAATGGATGTAGGCTTAACCTATGAAGCATTAAATCGAGGACAAACTGACATTACTATGGTTTTCGCTACTGATGGTAAAATTAAAAAATATGGTCTTCAAGTTTTAAAAGATGACCAACAATTTTTTCCGGTATACAACATCTGTGTTAATGTAAGAGAAGAAGTCCTGAATAAATATCCAGAAATCAGTGAAATTTTAAAACCAATTTCTGAACTGGATGATGAAACTATGACAGAATTAAATTATCAAGTCGACGCTATAGGGTTGCCGGCAAAATTAGTCGCAAAAAATTTCTTAAGAGAAAAAGGGTACATAGAATAA